From a single Lolium rigidum isolate FL_2022 chromosome 7, APGP_CSIRO_Lrig_0.1, whole genome shotgun sequence genomic region:
- the LOC124670693 gene encoding plant UBX domain-containing protein 4-like — translation MSSSNGNAGKKPAPSGGRGGIRTLADINRGPAGFPGAGGSGSDSDEPQEYYTGGEKSGMIVQDPTKRNNVDSIFEQARVMGAQQVPLPSFDDQSSSSRSFTGTGRLLSGDVQTAPSVPEPPQDVLHNIHFWNNGFTIDDGPLRGYDDPENADFIESIKKSQCPQELEPADRRTSVHVNVIKRYADYEEPARPRSSFQGVGRTLGGSSTDDSPAPTPVTQEPNSAPRSISFVVDDSQPFTSIQLRLADGTRMVARFNLHHTVADIRGFIDASRPGAARPYQLQTGFPPKLLTDSTQTVEQAGLKNSVIMQKM, via the exons ATGAGCTCCTCCAACGGCAACGCCGGGAAGAAGCCGGCGCCGTCCGGCGGGCGCGGGGGCATCCGCACCCTCGCCGACATCAACCGCGGCCCCGCCGGATTCCCCGGCgcgggcggcagcggcagcgactCCGACGAGCCCCAGGAGTACTACACCGGCGGCGAGAAGAG TGGGATGATTGTTCAAGATCCAACAAAGAGAAATAATGTGGACTCAATCTTTGAACAAGCGAGAGTAATGGGTGCTCAGCAAGTTCCACTGCCTTCTTTTGATGACCAATCTTCCAGCTCAAGAAGCTTTACAGGAACGGGTCGACTGCTTTCTGGGGATGTACAGACTGCACCATCTGTTCCCGAACCACCTCAGGATGTGCTTCACAATATACATTTCTGGAACAATGGATTCACAATTGATGATGGCCCACTAAGAGGCTATGATGACCCTGAAAATGCAGACTTCATTGAG AGCATCAAGAAGTCGCAGTGCCCCCAGGAGCTGGAACCTGCTGATCGAAGGACATCAGTTCATGTGAACGTTATAAAACGATATGCAGATTATGAG GAACCTGCAAGGCCTCGATCATCTTTCCAGGGTGTTGGGAGAACCCTTGGTGGATCTTCAACTGATGATAGTCCAGCACCAACTCCTGTCACGCAAGAGCCCAACAGTGCTCCCAGGTCAATTAGCTTTGTTGTGGATGACTCGCAGCCGTTTACATCCATACAGCTAAGGTTGGCGGATGGCACTCGCATGGTCGCCAGGTTTAACCTTCACCACACCGTGGCCGACATCAGGGGTTTCATCGATGCATCCCGGCCAGGAGCTGCTCGGCCCTATCAGTTGCAGACTGGCTTCCCTCCAAAGCTGCTGACTGACTCTACGCAGACTGTTGAGCAAGCTGGTCTTAAGAACTCCGTTATCATGCAGAAGATGTAG
- the LOC124671889 gene encoding uncharacterized protein LOC124671889, whose product MARCDGSGFCGFAKGFLVSGSSGSLSDRPALAKNPGGGRTGPPREVVEISSDEEEDDGSTPVARKLRFHDAVDEGATGGCVLGVEKKRESCGAGKEDDDCVVLDSDPDGVVPVGEEKGSAGFDGGLDELQIVAEKGQVACRDFPHSRHLCSKLRFSATSHVKHCSMCYCFVCDAPAPCNYWGKGLSTDDHCHATDKETRWTTLRQAFKCKHLPASHSEKHQNVVYPAMVPLRQQDIQRQVSALQSDPFFLSGFGLFSLTNGSPLLDVVHQNQRRHILQGVLPNAGQTVGAPRVSHLTREGRGRDNVQTTQATRLHTPCGQEPYQQEDDEEYTSEEEDEEYTSEEEDEEYTSQEDGEYTSEKAKVYVGNLHYDIVREDLDELFGQAGFVEFSEVVYSRQTWQSCGFGFVTMSTVKEAELAVEMFNGFKMHGRRLTVQHKAARRVARVEAPLCQSKSPFRLYVGNLPSQASDSWLKALFSQHGKVVEARVVDKEHDGRAWRSRGFGFVKMATEEESYVAIEALDKQIMEGRPLRVEVAKERPR is encoded by the exons ATGGCGCGATGCGACGGCTCGGGCTTCTGCGGCTTCGCGAAGGGTTTCTTGGTCAGTGGAAGCTCTGGATCTCTGTCTGATCGACCTGCTCTTGCCAAAAATCCTGGTGGCGGGAGGACGGGGCCGCCGCGGGAGGTTGTGGAGAtcagctccgacgaggaggaggacgacggatCTACCCCCGTGGCCAGGAAGTTGCGTTTTCACGATGCTGTTGATGAAGGGGCCACTGGGGGCTGCGTTCTTGGTGTGGAGAAGAAGCGCGAGTCCTGTGGCGCCGGCAAGGAAGACGACGATTGCGTGGTTCTGGACAGCGACCCTGATGGGGTGGTGCCCGTTGGGGAGGAGAAGGGAAGTGCGGGATTTGATGGCGGCTTGGATGAACTGCAGATAGTTGCAGAGAAAGGCCAG GTAGCGTGCAGGGACTTTCCTCACTCGCGCCATTTATGTTCTAAATTGCGCTTCAGCGCCACTTCTCACGTCAAGCATTGTAGCATG TGCTACTGTTTTGTATGTGATGCTCCAGCTCCATGCAATTATTGGGGCAAAGGTCTCTCTACTGATGATCATTGTCATGCTACTGATAAGGAAACTAGGTGGACAACACTGAGGCAGGCATTCAAGTGCAAACATCTGCCGGCATCTCATTCAGAGAAACACCAGAATGTTGTGTACCCAGCAATGGTGCCACTCAGACAGCAAGATATACAGCGTCAAGTCTCAGCTCTACAGTCAGATCCATTTTTCTTGTCAGGTTTTGGTCTCTTTTCTCTTACTAATGGAAGCCCCCTTCTGGATGTTGTACATCAAAACCAACGGAGGCACATACTTCAGGGAGTCTTACCTAATGCAGGGCAAACTGTCGGTGCACCAAGAGTATCCCATTTGACAAGAGAGGGAAGAGGTAGAGACAATGTTCAAACCACTCAAGCTACCCGCCTCCATACACCCTGTGGACAAGAGCCGTACCAGCAGGAAGATGACGAAGAGTACACgtctgaggaggaggacgaagagtacacatctgaggaggaggacgaagagtacACGTCTCAGGAGGATGGCGAGTACACATCTGAGAAGGCCAAGGTGTACGTGGGGAACCTACACTATGACATTGTCCGTGAGGACCTGGACGAGCTCTTTGGGCAAGCCGGTTTTGTTGAGTTCTCAGAA GTTGTGTACAGCAGACAAACATGGCAGAGCTGTGGATTTGGGTTTGTCACCATGAGTACTGTTAAGGAGGCAGAGCTAGCTGTGGAGATGTTCAATGGCTTT AAAATGCACGGGAGGCGTCTAACTGTGCAGCACAAGGCAGCTCGGAGAGTCGCCCGGGTGGAAGCTCCCCTGTGTCAATCCAAGTCACCGTTCAGACTCTACGTGGGCAATCTGCCTTCGCAAGCGAGTGACTCTTGGTTGAAGGCGCTGTTCAGCCAGCATGGAAAAGTGGTTGAGGCTAGAGTCGTCGACAAGGAGCATGATGGACGGGCCTGGCGCTCGCGAGGATTTGGGTTTGTCAAAATGGCGACGGAGGAGGAATCGTACGTCGCCATTGAGGCCCTTGACAAACAG ATAATGGAGGGACGTCCCCTGCGAGTGGAGGTCGCGAAGGAGCGGCCGCGGTGA
- the LOC124671887 gene encoding protein NRT1/ PTR FAMILY 6.4-like — translation MFVRGRAQVSVGVCIDNGSDDGLVVDFKGKPVDKSRAGGWLGAGLILGTELAERVCVVGISMNLVTYLTGEMHLSSAKSANIVTNFMGTLNLLALLGGFLADAKLGRYITIAISATITAVGTSLLAVSTAVPPRCIMAAAGCVAASGGKPAMLYSALYTIAAGAGGLKANVSGFGSDQFDARDPREERAMMFFFNRFYFSISLGSLFAVTVLVYVQDNVGRGWGYGVPAAVMVAAVVVLAAGTPRYRYRRPQGSPLTVIGRVLWAAWRNRRLPCPADASELHGFHEAKVPHTDRLRCLDKAAIVEADLATAAALPGLTVTDVEEVKMVVQLLPIWSTCIIFWTIYSQMATFSIQQAEQMDRRVGGGGFVVPAGSLSVFLVLSVLLFTSLNERLLVPLAGRLTRHPHGLTSLQRVAAGLVLATLAMAVSAIVEKKRRDASTGGGTVSAFWLVLQFFLVGAGEAFAYVGQLEFFIREAPERMKSMSTGLFLSTLAMGFFLSSFLVLAVDAATRGAWIRGRLDDGQLDLFYWMLALLGVANFVVFLVFASRHQYKRTMSDAGDAAGTV, via the exons ATGTTTGTGCGTGGGCGGGCGCAGGTTTCTGTCGGCGTCTGCATCGACAATGGCAGCGACGATGGCCTGGTGGTGGATTTCAAGGGCAAACCGGTGGACAAGTCCCGCGCCGGGGGATGGCTCGGAGCCGGCCTCATCCTGG GCACGGAGCTTGCGGAGCGGGTGTGCGTGGTGGGCATCTCGATGAACCTGGTGACGTACCTCACCGGCGAAATGCACCTCTCCAGCGCCAAGTCGGCCAACATCGTCACCAACTTCATGGGCACGCTCAACCTCCTCGCCCTCCTCGGCGGCTTCCTCGCAGACGCCAAGCTCGGCCGCTACATCACCATCGCCATCTCCGCAACCATCACCGCCGTC GGTACGAGCCTGCTAGCGGTGAGCACGGCGGTGCCTCCACGGTGCATCATGGCGGCGGCAGGCTGCGTTGCGGCGAGCGGCGGGAAGCCGGCGATGCTGTACTCGGCGCTGTACACGATCGCGGCGGGCGCCGGCGGGCTGAAGGCGAACGTGTCCGGGTTCGGCTCGGACCAGTTCGACGCTCGCGACCCTCGGGAGGAGCGGGCCATGATGTTCTTCTTCAACCGCTTCTACTTCAGCATCAGCCTCGGTTCGCTGTTTGCGGTCACCGTGCTGGTGTATGTGCAGGACAACGTCGGCCGGGGCTGGGGGTACGGAGTGCCGGCGGCCGTGATGGTCGCTGCCGTGGTGGTGCTCGCGGCCGGCACGCCGCGGTACCGGTACAGGAGGCCCCAGGGGAGCCCGCTGACGGTGATCGGCCGTGTGCTCTGGGCGGCGTGGCGGAACCGGAGGCTGCCGTGCCCGGCGGATGCCAGCGAGCTCCACGGCTTCCACGAGGCCAAGGTGCCACACACGGACAGGCTTAG GTGTCTGGACAAAGCAGCCATTGTGGAGGCCGacctggcgacggcggcggcgttacCGGGCCTGAcggtgacggatgtggaggaggtgAAGATGGTCGTGCAGCTTCTCCCCATCTGGTCCACGTGCATAATCTTTTGGACCATCTATTCCCAGATGGCCACCTTCTCCATCCAGCAGGCCGAGCAGATGGACcgccgcgtcggcggcggcggcttcgtcgtGCCAGCGGGGTCCCTCTCCGTCTTCCTCGTCCTCTCCGTCCTCCTCTTCACCTCGCTCAACGAGCGCCTCCTGGTGCCTCTTGCAGGCCGCCTGACGCGGCACCCCCACGGTCTGACCTCCCTCCAGCGCGTGGCCGCGGGGCTCGTCCTCGCCACGCTCGCCATGGCCGTCTCGGCGATCGTCGAGAAGAAGCGCAGGGATGCGTCCACGGGCGGCGGCACCGTCAGCGCGTTCTGGCTGGTGCTCCAGTTCTTCCTGGTCGGCGCCGGCGAGGCGTTCGCGTACGTGGGGCAGCTGGAGTTCTTCATCCGGGAGGCCCCCGAGCGGATGAAGTCCATGAGCACGGGCCTGTTCCTGTCGACGCTGGCCATGGGTTTCTTCCTCAGCAGTTTCCTCGTGCTCGCCGTCGACGCCGCCACGAGGGGCGCGTGGATACGGGGACGCCTTGACGACGGCCAGCTGGACCTCTTCTACTGGATGCTGGCGCTGCTCGGTGTGGCCAACTTCGTGGTGTTCTTGGTGTTCGCCAGTCGGCACCAGTACAAGCGCACAATGTCGGACGCCGGGGATGCGGCTGGGACTGTATAG
- the LOC124671888 gene encoding uncharacterized protein LOC124671888, whose protein sequence is MDGTAGVASGGGDDGSCSDPEGVGYHPSTPRPTANPKYVCLRSLVGATSSSSNASREAMAPIARKVLDAGARLWVPVASDGSSSSDTDGGAGSPSSPASTLRKPLLRGPRPGAMGSTAAAGMPGSKSRPGTELAVTTNRDKKDSEYEKRQKTLDIITEDGENKDPEDQKRQKVVAEISNNVKDISVQSREIADCLKCLSSHVNQELVMVRDSREKEYMEDQERQKVVEQISSDMKDFAATSWVIAEHLESLSSCADEILQIKIEEREKRETEEKSQKEAANYLKECQSMLSDFVFFMLAFVPWILHKSEETPSPEYYCLTFSVGGLALFGMGGYVLSHLARRSKWIKAVYWITGIAVMATVLLVVYVLFELIPSSFKHMTAIFWVYLCLYLGVGVLLLVAWIRNFYQA, encoded by the exons ATGGACGGCACGGCGGGCGTCGccagcggcggcggtgacgacggcagCTGCTCCGACCCCGAGGGAGTCGGCTACCACCCTTCGACACCTCGCCCCACCGCAAATCCCAAGTACGTGTGCTTGCGAAGCCTCGTAGGCGCTACGTCGAGCAGTTCGAACGCGTCGCGTGAGGCCATGGCGCCGATCGCGCGGAAGGTGCTCGACGCCGGGGCGCGGCTCTGGGTGCCAGTCGCGAGCGACGGCAGCAGCAGTTCCGACACCGACGGAGGCGCGGGCTCCCCATCCAGCCCCGCGTCAACTCTGCGCAAGCCTCTGCTCAGGGGTCCCAGGCCAGGCGCCATGGGCTCCACGGCAGCTGCAGGGATGCCGGGCTCCAAATCCAGGCCGGGGACT GAGCTAGCAGTCACCACAAATAGAGACAAAaaggattcggaatatgagaagaGACAAAAG ACACTGGATATCATTACTGAAGATGGAGAAAACAAAGACCCCGAGGATCAGAAAAGACAAAAG GTGGTTGCAGAGATATCAAACAATGTGAAAGACATATCTGTGCAATCAAGAGAGATTGCCGACTGTTTGAAGTGTTTATCTTCACATGTTAATCAG GAACTGGTCATGGTAAGGGATAGTAGAGAGAAAGAATACATGGAAGATCAAGAGAGGCAAAAG GTTGTCGAACAGATATCAAGTGACATGAAAGATTTTGCTGCAACATCTTGGGTCATTGCTGAGCATTTAGAGAGTTTATCTTCATGTGCTGATGAG ATCCTCCAGATAAAAATTGAAGAGCGAGAGAAAAGGGAAACAGAAGAGAAGAGTCAGAAG GAGGCTGCTAATTATCTAAAGGAGTGTCAAAGCATGTTGAGTGATTTCGTATTTTTCATGCTGGCGTTTGTACCATGGATATTGCACAAAAGTGAAGAAACACCTTCTCCAGAGTACTACTGCCTTACCTTCTCTGTTGGTGGATTGGCTCTATTTGGCATGGGTGGTTATGTGTTATCACATTTGGCACGTCGAAGTAAATGGATTAAGGCTGTGTACTGGATCACTGGTATAGCTGTCATGGCTACAGTTCTGTTGGTGGTTTATGTGTTGTTCGAATTAATCCCATCAAGCTTTAAGCACATGACGGCCATATTCTGGGTGTACTTATGTTTGTATCTGGGTGTCGGCGTGTTGCTGCTAGTGGCCTGGATTCGTAACTTCTATCAAGCCTAG